From the genome of Rosettibacter firmus, one region includes:
- a CDS encoding aspartate kinase: MKILKFGGSSVGNAERINSVIEILQKYYISKKIKFSVVFSAFQGVTDKLIEIGNYAFKHNPQYANELKSLIEHHYKIATQLNQNKDIKTLTKKLEKLFNELKEVVDGVYLVKELTPRTLDYIVSFGEKLSCTIIGETMLNRGIDCEILFADKLIKTDNNFGSARVDFKTTNKKIVDYFNKHKKLQIITGFISSTSKNEITTLGRGGSDYTASIFGAALNADLIEIWTDVDGILTADPRKVKNAFPLESVTYEEAMELSHFGAKVIYPPTMLPALQKKIKIVIKNTFNPEFPGTIILEKEKTSKFTVKGISSIDDIALIQVQGGGMIGVSGIAARLFGALARHNINIILISQASSEHSICLAVLPKYAEESKKIIEEEFRLEIMDGKIGKVEVEKNLSIIAVVGENMRRTPGIAGKVFSSLGKNKINIIAIAQGSSELNISLVINKSDLINALNILHKSLLKK, from the coding sequence ATGAAAATACTAAAATTTGGTGGTTCAAGTGTAGGTAACGCAGAAAGAATTAACAGTGTTATTGAAATACTGCAAAAATATTATATATCAAAAAAAATTAAGTTTTCTGTTGTCTTTTCTGCTTTTCAGGGAGTAACAGATAAATTAATCGAAATTGGCAATTATGCTTTCAAGCACAATCCCCAGTATGCTAACGAATTAAAATCACTCATTGAACATCATTATAAAATAGCAACTCAATTAAATCAAAACAAAGACATTAAAACTCTTACAAAAAAATTAGAAAAACTTTTTAATGAATTAAAAGAAGTTGTAGATGGTGTTTATCTTGTAAAAGAACTTACACCAAGAACACTTGATTACATTGTAAGTTTTGGTGAAAAACTTTCCTGCACAATAATTGGCGAAACTATGCTTAATCGAGGAATTGATTGTGAAATTTTATTTGCAGATAAATTAATTAAAACAGATAATAACTTTGGTTCTGCCCGTGTCGACTTTAAAACTACAAACAAAAAAATTGTAGATTATTTTAATAAGCATAAAAAACTTCAGATCATTACTGGATTTATTTCATCAACTTCAAAGAATGAAATTACAACACTTGGACGTGGAGGTTCTGATTATACTGCATCTATCTTTGGAGCAGCATTAAATGCAGACCTAATTGAAATATGGACAGATGTTGATGGAATTTTAACTGCAGACCCAAGAAAAGTAAAAAATGCATTCCCACTTGAATCGGTTACATACGAAGAGGCAATGGAATTATCACACTTTGGAGCTAAAGTAATCTATCCACCAACAATGTTGCCAGCTTTACAAAAGAAAATTAAAATAGTCATTAAAAACACATTCAATCCCGAATTTCCTGGCACAATCATACTCGAAAAAGAAAAAACATCTAAATTTACAGTTAAAGGAATTTCTTCTATTGATGATATTGCATTGATTCAAGTGCAGGGGGGAGGAATGATTGGAGTAAGTGGAATTGCAGCTCGATTATTTGGTGCACTTGCTCGTCATAACATAAATATTATCTTGATTTCTCAGGCATCCTCTGAACATAGTATCTGTCTTGCAGTTTTACCCAAATATGCTGAAGAATCCAAAAAAATTATTGAAGAAGAATTTCGACTCGAAATTATGGATGGAAAAATTGGAAAAGTTGAAGTAGAGAAAAATCTTTCTATAATTGCAGTTGTTGGAGAAAATATGCGTCGCACACCTGGAATTGCAGGAAAAGTATTCAGTTCACTTGGAAAAAATAAAATCAATATAATTGCAATTGCACAGGGTTCTTCTGAATTAAATATTTCGCTGGTAATTAACAAAAGCGATTTAATAAATGCATTAAATATTTTGCATAAATCTTTATTGAAAAAATGA
- the asd gene encoding aspartate-semialdehyde dehydrogenase: MNKQKIPVAILGATGSVGQRFLEMLINHPWFEVVELAASDKSAGKKYSEATNWIMQTPLPEKYANMIVKKCEPNLSAKIAFSGLDASVAGEIESAFASSGYYVISNARNHRFDDDVPLIIPEVNPDHLQLIRSQKYKGGIVTNPNCSTIGLVLALKPLNDNFGIEAVNVVTMQAVSGAGYPGLPSLDIIDNVIPYISGEEKKMETEPLKILGKLNSNKIDFADIKISAQCNRVAVIDGHTECVQVKLKTKTTIEEIKKVWKEFRSIPQELDLPTAPKNPIVYFEEEKYPQPKIQRNIEKGMATSIGRLRECPLFDFKFVILSHNTIRGAAGGTILIAELMKSEGYF; this comes from the coding sequence ATGAATAAACAAAAAATTCCTGTTGCAATATTAGGTGCAACTGGCAGTGTTGGTCAAAGGTTTCTTGAAATGCTTATAAATCATCCCTGGTTCGAAGTTGTAGAACTTGCTGCATCAGATAAATCGGCAGGTAAAAAATATTCAGAAGCTACTAACTGGATAATGCAAACTCCACTTCCAGAAAAATATGCCAATATGATCGTTAAAAAATGTGAACCTAACTTATCTGCAAAGATTGCTTTTTCTGGATTGGATGCTTCGGTTGCAGGAGAAATTGAATCAGCTTTTGCCAGTTCTGGTTATTATGTAATTTCAAATGCAAGAAATCACCGTTTTGATGATGATGTACCACTAATTATACCAGAAGTAAATCCAGATCATCTTCAATTAATAAGAAGTCAAAAATATAAAGGTGGAATTGTAACCAATCCAAATTGTTCTACAATTGGACTTGTACTGGCATTAAAACCTTTAAATGATAATTTTGGTATTGAAGCAGTAAATGTAGTAACAATGCAGGCTGTTTCTGGTGCTGGATACCCAGGTTTGCCAAGTTTAGATATTATTGATAATGTTATTCCATACATCAGTGGCGAAGAAAAGAAAATGGAAACCGAGCCACTAAAAATTCTTGGCAAATTAAATTCGAATAAAATTGATTTTGCAGATATTAAAATTAGTGCACAATGTAATCGTGTTGCTGTAATAGATGGTCATACAGAATGCGTGCAGGTAAAATTAAAAACAAAAACAACAATTGAAGAAATCAAAAAAGTGTGGAAAGAATTTAGATCAATTCCACAAGAATTAGATTTACCAACTGCACCAAAAAATCCAATTGTTTATTTTGAAGAAGAAAAATATCCACAACCAAAAATTCAAAGAAATATAGAGAAAGGAATGGCTACTTCAATAGGAAGATTGCGTGAATGTCCATTATTCGATTTTAAATTTGTTATACTTTCACACAATACAATACGCGGGGCTGCTGGTGGAACAATTTTAATTGCAGAATTAATGAAATCAGAGGGATATTTCTAA